A window of the Myxosarcina sp. GI1 genome harbors these coding sequences:
- a CDS encoding tyrosine-type recombinase/integrase, translating to MTIQNKVTNASSDRELILIWLGGKSETTQISYRSTVEKFIEFIDKPLSEVKLDDLQLWERGLKARFKLTTVANKVLVIKSLFSFAVKTGYLTLNVGSFIKPPKAKDDLAEKILDVSDVRGLIKYGVKNERDRLILLLMYGCGLRVSEVVGLTWNDFKKHGSGGKVTVFGKGSKTRVIIIPDWLWARVKEFEKYHRVNQYVFISRHHNKMNRVVVHTMIKRACRRAGIDERASAHWLRHSHASHSLEAGCNLRLLQQSLGHASVTTTERYLHISPDSGSSQFIDF from the coding sequence ATGACTATTCAGAACAAAGTTACTAATGCTTCGAGCGATCGCGAGTTGATTTTAATTTGGTTGGGTGGCAAATCGGAAACGACCCAGATAAGTTATCGCTCGACGGTAGAAAAGTTCATTGAGTTTATTGATAAACCGTTGTCTGAGGTGAAGTTAGATGATTTACAGCTATGGGAGCGCGGATTAAAGGCTCGATTTAAGCTTACCACTGTAGCGAACAAAGTTTTAGTAATTAAGTCGCTATTTAGTTTTGCTGTCAAGACGGGGTATTTAACTTTAAATGTAGGCAGCTTCATTAAGCCACCGAAGGCTAAAGACGATTTGGCGGAGAAGATTTTAGATGTATCCGATGTGCGGGGATTGATTAAGTATGGGGTCAAGAACGAACGCGATCGCTTAATATTACTTCTCATGTACGGCTGTGGCTTGAGGGTGTCTGAAGTTGTGGGGCTAACTTGGAATGATTTTAAAAAGCATGGTAGCGGCGGAAAAGTAACGGTATTTGGGAAGGGTTCTAAAACTAGAGTGATAATTATCCCCGATTGGCTGTGGGCGAGGGTCAAAGAGTTTGAAAAATACCATCGGGTCAATCAGTATGTTTTTATTAGTCGCCACCATAATAAGATGAATCGCGTTGTGGTGCATACGATGATTAAACGAGCTTGCAGGAGGGCAGGGATTGATGAGAGGGCATCCGCGCACTGGTTAAGGCATTCTCACGCCAGTCATAGTTTAGAAGCTGGTTGTAATTTGAGGTTGTTGCAGCAGAGTTTGGGTCATGCCAGTGTGACTACTACTGAGAGGTATCTGCATATCAGTCCTGACAGTGGCAGTAGTCAGTTTATTGATTTTTAG
- a CDS encoding hemolysin XhlA family protein, with product MSNIQIETDLKEILGELKNGQKEILNKVEETNNKVEDIDKRLVRVETKLDGTVEDIKEIKGSQKAQIWTLIGVLITAVGGFIVAVGRSVLTFNP from the coding sequence ATGAGCAACATACAAATCGAAACCGACCTCAAAGAAATCCTTGGAGAATTAAAGAACGGTCAAAAGGAAATTCTCAACAAAGTTGAGGAAACTAACAACAAAGTAGAAGACATCGACAAAAGGTTAGTCAGGGTAGAGACTAAGCTCGACGGCACAGTAGAAGACATCAAAGAGATTAAAGGCTCACAGAAAGCTCAAATCTGGACATTAATCGGAGTTTTGATTACTGCTGTTGGTGGTTTTATCGTTGCGGTGGGTCGCTCCGTCCTCACATTCAATCCTTAA